A single Ignavibacteriales bacterium DNA region contains:
- a CDS encoding RES domain-containing protein gives MVVYRITTAQWAGRLSPSGYAARWNHAGDYVLYASEHRSLACLENLIHRSGNAFAGEFFITEILIPDEVSVEVLPVPLANAIFNTHESLLKTGEFGHHWYTSARSCILKVPSVLIRREHNFVINTRHPLFAEIKTGLIEPFLLDPRFHTS, from the coding sequence ATGGTAGTGTACAGAATTACAACTGCTCAATGGGCTGGCAGGCTCAGTCCGTCAGGATATGCAGCAAGGTGGAATCACGCAGGGGATTATGTCCTTTATGCCTCAGAACACCGCTCCCTTGCCTGTCTGGAAAACCTGATTCACCGGAGCGGAAATGCTTTTGCAGGGGAGTTTTTTATTACTGAAATCCTGATTCCTGATGAGGTTTCAGTTGAAGTACTGCCGGTACCCCTTGCGAATGCGATCTTTAATACCCATGAGTCTTTGCTGAAAACTGGTGAATTTGGACACCATTGGTACACCTCCGCCCGCAGCTGCATCCTGAAAGTCCCCTCGGTTCTGATCAGGCGGGAGCATAATTTTGTGATTAACACCCGCCATCCCTTATTTGCTGAAATTAAAACCGGTTTGATAGAACCCTTCCTCCTCGACCCCCGCTTTCATACTTCATAA
- a CDS encoding DUF2384 domain-containing protein, whose protein sequence is MLLIRDRMELFRASAKGVSSSLIPKLLKITGLRKEIVAAILSISVKTLDRYLASPVTLTPSSSELLIKTVTLYTRGASLFGSLENFREWMSKPAFGLQGLVPVTLLTTASGIDLISEELGRLEAGDLA, encoded by the coding sequence ATGTTACTGATAAGAGACAGAATGGAGCTTTTCAGGGCTTCGGCAAAGGGGGTATCATCCTCCCTGATCCCAAAACTCCTTAAAATAACCGGCCTTCGTAAAGAAATTGTTGCCGCCATTCTTAGTATTTCAGTTAAAACCCTTGACCGTTATCTGGCCTCACCGGTTACCCTTACTCCTTCATCAAGTGAGCTCCTTATTAAAACGGTCACTCTCTATACACGGGGTGCTTCACTCTTCGGCTCACTTGAAAATTTCAGAGAGTGGATGTCAAAACCTGCTTTTGGTCTTCAGGGGCTGGTCCCGGTAACTCTGCTCACCACTGCCTCAGGCATAGACCTGATCTCTGAAGAACTCGGCCGCCTTGAAGCCGGCGATCTTGCCTGA
- a CDS encoding carotenoid 1,2-hydratase produces the protein MKQVLVFTMLMILAAGCGDQADQQKNGSSLSLSSLMSGEEDSLYMRAFPGGEFTFPADHGPHPGYKTEWWYFTGNLVSDEGREFGYQFTIFRTAVSPHVTRSGGWLTNNIYMGHFALTDISGEKFYYFERFSRDGNNLAGAQASPLKVWLEDWNIEERSYIPAMNFPQVQLSAAGGDVSINLSLDPVKPLVLQGDRGYSRKGDDPGNASFYYSLPRLRSEGKIYIRDESFTVKGSSWLDREWSTSALSEDQQGWDWFSLQFDDGSEMMYYQLRKKDGTADRWSKGLFIYPDGTTRLLKKEDVNLTVTEFWENDEGDRYPSGWKLEVPSEKLSLEIVPAVKDQELKVTVRYWEGAVRITGTKSGKGYAELTGYSK, from the coding sequence ATGAAACAAGTTCTCGTATTTACCATGCTGATGATTCTGGCAGCAGGCTGCGGTGATCAAGCTGATCAGCAGAAAAACGGATCTTCTCTTTCTCTCAGTTCACTCATGTCAGGTGAGGAAGATTCCCTCTATATGCGCGCGTTTCCCGGAGGTGAATTTACCTTCCCCGCTGACCATGGCCCGCATCCCGGATATAAAACCGAGTGGTGGTACTTTACCGGTAATCTTGTTTCTGATGAGGGGAGAGAGTTCGGTTATCAGTTTACCATCTTCAGGACTGCGGTGTCTCCTCATGTTACCCGGTCTGGAGGCTGGCTGACCAATAATATATACATGGGGCACTTTGCCCTGACGGATATATCCGGTGAAAAGTTTTATTACTTTGAACGCTTCAGCCGGGACGGAAACAATCTCGCCGGAGCGCAGGCATCCCCCTTGAAGGTATGGCTTGAAGACTGGAATATTGAGGAGCGGTCATATATACCCGCAATGAATTTCCCGCAGGTACAGCTTTCCGCTGCCGGCGGTGATGTTTCGATTAATTTGTCTCTTGATCCGGTAAAGCCCCTGGTTCTGCAGGGGGACCGTGGCTACAGCAGAAAAGGGGATGATCCCGGCAATGCATCCTTTTATTACTCCCTGCCCCGCCTCCGCTCGGAAGGCAAAATATATATCAGGGATGAATCGTTTACCGTAAAGGGGTCTTCCTGGCTTGACCGGGAGTGGAGTACCTCAGCGCTCAGCGAAGATCAGCAGGGGTGGGACTGGTTCTCCCTCCAGTTTGATGACGGTTCCGAAATGATGTATTACCAGCTACGTAAAAAAGACGGTACGGCAGACCGCTGGAGCAAGGGGCTGTTTATCTACCCGGACGGCACAACCCGGCTTCTGAAAAAGGAGGATGTAAATCTCACGGTAACTGAATTCTGGGAAAATGATGAGGGAGACCGTTACCCCTCCGGCTGGAAACTCGAAGTTCCCTCGGAAAAGCTTTCTCTTGAAATTGTACCTGCGGTCAAAGATCAGGAATTGAAAGTGACGGTCCGCTATTGGGAAGGAGCCGTCCGGATTACAGGAACCAAATCCGGCAAAGGCTACGCCGAACTGACGGGATACTCGAAATAA